GACAAGAGAAATGACAATGGAGAAACAATACATGCTAAAACATGATAAGAATATGCAGGAAGCATAAACTGTCTGAAATTCGCTTGCCTGTGCAACATCGATGCTGCCGGCAATGCCCCACTCAGAATTATATTCAGGCATGATGTATTTTGGTACCACACCAGACAACACCATGGCAGAGGTTGCTGACAAATGAGAATTTCGAGGGAGAATGAGAGTGTCCCCAGGGGAACAAGTAGCCATGATTGCAGCGTGGATACCACATGTAGTACCCCCGACAAGAAACCACGTTTCTGATGATCCAAACAGCTCAGCTGCTTGCTTCTGTGCATCTAAGATGGGGCCCTCTGGACAGAAGAGGTTGTCCAGCTCAGGAAGCTCAGGCAAATCATGACGAAAAGGGTCGATGCCAATAACCCCAGCCAACGAAGATGGAGCGGCACGGCCTCTGTTATGTCCAGGAAAATGGAAGCTCGCAACATTCTGTTCGGCTGCAGCCTTCAACGCACTAACcagaggagggggagggggagcaCTATTTCCCTCAAGCCTTGAAGAGCTCAAAACAAGGGGACCATCCGTCACCAGATTATCCACGACCCCAATCTTAACTTTGGTTTTCTTGGGCTCAATCTCGCTTCTTTCCTGTACCTTGTGTTGAAAAGGATCAACTTGATGTAGCTTGGCGACAATTTGGCACCTAGGCAACAATGAAGAGGCGACATCGGACGCGTGAACTCCAAGTAATGCGGGAAAACCCAATGAGTCAGAGGATAAGGAGAAGGGAGACCAAGGAACGCCGGCAAGAGTCTGTAATGAACAAGGCCATATACGATATGTCCTACCGTCATTCAAGAGACCAGGTTCTCTCGCAATTTTCTCATAAGAATCACGTTAACATCGCCAAGAATTGAAGGGTTCGATGGGAAAGCAAGTTAGATACATACAAGAATCAATGTCAAGTGAAGAGACTCTGCTCCATACACTACTGGGTCAAGTTGAGATGGCAAAGCGAGCAAGAACCCAATTAGTGGCATTACAATTCAGGACGTGCGAGATGGTTGTGAGAACAGAGGAGCAGGAAGCGCGAGTGACAAGCGAGGCGGATGCAGAGGAAGCGGAGAGAATTGGGGAGGGAATTAAGACAAAACACTTACGGAGCGAGTGGGGAAGGAGAGCGACCGTGGCAAAGGCCGGGCTCGGAGGGGCGGCGCCGGGGACCGCAAGAGACGCGAGACGTCGGTCTGCCATTGATGAGGAcggaagaggatgaggaagaagagaacgGCAGCGCCGGGCCTTGAGCATGAAGCGGGGCGGAGGAGGCGGATGGAAACGCcatgagaggagagagattctTGTTGTTCCTTCATTGCTTTCCTGCCcatgattctttcttcaaaacgGAAGATAAATGATCTGAGAAAAAGGCTttggctaaaaaagaaaaatttttaatttttcatttgatagatgaaaaaattttttaattacatttacaaaattattcataaattttaaatttattaaaccatgtaaataaatcaaaatttagataGCACGCTTTGCTTGAGATCATTTATCCAAAGAGTCCAATTGAAACTAAGGACTTTCTTTCCCACTACTTGATATCTTCTATtatgaagaaatgaaaataggtcacttttatttttatgaagaaattaaaaaagagtaAATATACTAGGTTCAATTCGGTTTAAACTGTCCAGACGCCGATTCCATGTTTAAGAATTAGGAGTTGAGTCAACACTCACCAGAAAATGGACTGAACCAGCAAGTTCGATGTTTTTCACATCCCTAAATGTAATTTCTGGATATTTTTAgttcaatttaaaattatataaaacgTTCAATATTGTCTCTAAACTTGAGTTTATAGAATAgctatattaaatattttcatataattcaaagaCTAAATTGTTAATATATCAAAAGTTcaggatcatattgaataaatataaaaattcagcaTTGTACGTTAAATCAATATTTAGGGATAATGTATGTCattatgccttttttttttttttagcctaCTTCTTTGTAAGGTACGGTCTAGTTTCTTTAGGTAGGATTCAGAGAGAATTGTTTGAAAAATCAGGGTGCACCATGTTATTTCCTTCAGAACTACTCCCACGCTTCTATGAACCGGAAGCGTAAAACCGAAGTCCAAAATCTGATCACGTAAGCCTCAGAGCCACTTCGCAAACTAGGACGGAAAGCACATGGAAAAACACAGACAGCAAGCGGTCTCTTATCGTCTCGATGATAAACCCGACAGAGGCTCGAATTCGTCGTGCATGCTCCGCAGGTTGCAGCCGTAGGGCACATGCCCACGAAAGCTCATGCGGCGTGTAGGGGCGGCCTCAGGAAACCATGATTGTGCCTGCAATCTCGTGTCCGATAAGGACGAACACAATACGTGCTTTTTCCATCCATGTACCCAACTAGTAGCAACGATCGGTTGCATCAGGGGGGATAAAGGTTCCTTATCCGCCCGAATTACAGAAACATCGAACTAGTCAATCTCAATCGCCATAGAGTTCCCTCTGTACAGATGACTATAGTCTCATTGACAGATAATCTGCAGGAGCTACTCATGAAACCAACAAGAACACAACTGAAATACGTACTTTCAGTGCGAACCCAAGAGTTAGGATGACATATAGTACCTCATGCTAAGATCCACTTGACATTGCAATCTTTTTTCTACGACGAGACTAATCTGGAAAGAGTAAACGCTTCCTTCATGATTTCGGGCGTTGACCCTTTTAAGGAATGTGACTAATCCTATCAAATGATAGCAGTTTTCTTGTCCTGCTGCGCCCAAGTAATTGTTGGGGTGATCTCATGACAATGCTTTGCCATAGAATCTAGACCAAATCAGCAACTCTCGAGGGTTACTAACGAAGAACTTGACTGTCACAATTCTAGACTCACAGTACAAACAACCACTGAATAATCGGAGTCACCAATACGTGTTCATCTATATGAACTCTCAAAGCACTAATTAAACCAGGCACCCGCAAAAACATAGACACTGAACAGGAagtaaaacatttttcgataTAATCGCAGACTCGTAATGCTTTCATGATAAAACTAAGAATGTTTCCATGCCATATCAAAGGATTATGAAGTGCAAAACTTCTTTCAGCAAACACAAGTGAGTGTTAACAAAGTGCAATTAACTGATCACAAGCAAGAGATGGACTAACGCTTCTTTCAGCAAAACACAAATGAGAGTGCTAACAAAGCACAATTAACTGATCACAAGCAGAGAGATGGACTAACATGTTATCACGATAAAATCACCAAATCTGCTGATTGAGTGAACCGGACTAGAGACGAAACTATAGCATAACGTGTATCTTTCTTACTACCTAGAGCTTGCCATCATCAGAATCTTCATGGACAGAAGATGGCGAGGAATGAGGAGCTTCTGCATTAGAAATGCTTCTACATCTCTTTTTCTacagagtattttttttttttttttttttattgggtcgATAGAGGAGATGTTAGAGTAATCAGCCTAGGCCATTATAATGTCTTGAAACAATCTCTAAGGATGTGAAAGTTCACTGTCCCTTATCCTCCAGAACATTGAAAGTCACTTCCGTCAAGATCTCAAAATCGTCCAATCATGATACTCATGGACTTTGCAAAAGAGAaccaaaatattcataaatCGTCACCATCCAGATCAGGTTTAGTACATAAAATCAATGATAACCAACAGATAATTAAATGCATGAACTTATAAATATCATATTAGACTACTCGTCCATACTTGGAGTGGTCCAAAGTCCATCTGATTCCAGATTAGCAAATGTTGAAGCACCAGATTTCATCCAGCGTCATCTCCTCATTCCTTGAGTCAAAACCCATTAACCATTCAAATGTTACCATATCCCTCCTCATGATATAACATTTCATCACCAGCCAAGCTGTGGCAGAGAGTACCCAAATAGTGAGGAGCCCATCTGTGCAATTGTCATGTCCCGTGCTTCCCCCACAAGTATGTTGGCTATTACCAGAGTATACTCATAAACCAGTTATTGGGCCAAACTGAAACTCAGAGAGCTCCCATGCGGCTGAAGGATACAGCATAAACAGGGACAACTGATTGGATCCAGCAATGAAGTACTTGGTGACTGCTAAGTACTACTGGATTGATTTGACTCAGCGCCTTTTGAATGTAACCCATCTCTCACCGAGCTTCTTCCCAGTGCTTGAGCAAACATCCTCTTTGCAGCTCCTATATGCTCTTTCTTCAAGTACTCCTTGTTGGCAACATTTTCCCCTCTCCCACTCCGAGATGAGGGGACATTTGCATATTTCTGTACAGATCCTTTAGGCACCTTCCTCCCAGTTAGAGTTGCACAGACGTCATGGTTCTCACCCTTTGCCTTCTCAGACATATTCTGGTCAGGTTCCTGAGTATAATTATCATTTTCTGGCACAATGAATCCGTTAGTGCCTACTTCATACCCCTCGCTATTCTTGACACTAGCATCTTGGTCATTAGCACCTATTTTTTGGCCAAGGGCATGTGCAATCATACGACGGGCCACTACAGGAACATTTCGTGGTCGCTGTGTCACAGGTTCTCTCATCTCTTGTGAATCAAAGGCAAAAATTCGCTCACGAGCAGCAAGATAAGCAGCTTCTCTCTCCTTGAATGTATCTTGAGAAGATGGGACATTTGTTATCAAcactacaaaaagaaaagaagaaatcatcacTTGGCATTCAAGTCTATGCCATCAGGTATGATGTAAAGGAAGCAAGCAATGAACTCTCAATGGTATCTGTTCTTAAATCTCCACTTTGTACCTTATTGCAATGTCTAACTCTGTTTCCTAGGTAACAAAACAGTACATCATCTTTCCATGAGAGTGGGCTTTCCCtctgattttaatttaatttgaaatggcACTCTTGTAGTTCATCAAAGAAACAATGTGGACCGAGGTGCAAAGTGTGCTTTGTCgcaattccaaattttcatggaaaatgagaTAGCATATGAGAAATCTTCCGGTTACACGAAAACTCTCCTCCAAGTTTATGAGGGTAAAAGCAGAGTGACCACCTCCCACTAAAGTGGAATGATAATTCACATTCTTACCCTCTCTAAAACTTAAAACCACTCCCTTTCATTCTCCTCAGTTAATAACTAGTGTCCTTTCATTATGAGCTCACATCAAGATACAAATCACTCAAGAATACTCCAAGCACAAATATCCAAAGTTCTGTACCAGTTGGAGCATCTTTTCTCCTCAGTATCTGGTACGATGATGGCGGAGGTTGAGGTTCATCAGACTGCCATAAAATATCACTAACAAGAATAGAAGGTCTGCCATCAAAAAGGACACATTATCCTGCGTGAGATCATAAGCATTGAAATAATGTAAGAAATAATTTACATCCACAATGCCAAGTCTGAACCAGTATGTGCAATCTTTCCACATACATTGATGTTTCAAGGCAACGCTCCAAGATCAAATGCCGATCATCTCCTTCGCCCACTGATTCATGGGCAAACCTAATCAAGTAATAATTGGTAAAAGACAAGAAGACAGGCAAATGCCATAAAAAATGACTCATGTTTTCAAGTAATTAAAACCAAGTGGTAACAGTGAAAAATTGATGCCAAAAGGTGTATCCAGAATGATACCCAAATATATCAGCCagccgatgaagaagaagacggtTGTAGGGGTTCATGGGTTCCAATTCCAGAATCTCATCTCCACTGCAAAGACAGTAATCTAAGAAGTTTTTCCCACAATCCGCACATAAAGACTTCACATAAAGATTCGTATTACAAAAGGACTTCAGCATCGAGAAAAAGAACCTTCTGCACCATCATCTTGATACCATCAATAGCAATTATTGCAGAGTTCCCAACACATGACAAGAGAcagaaaaatatgataaagCAATGAGAAAAAAGTGGACAAGATGTCTTCCCTGCTCTTAGAGGCATAGATGTATTTGTGGCAACTACAATTATGATTGTACATACAATATagtttaaatataataaaacgTTTCTAGTTCCCCAAGCCAGTGATTTAAGAAACACATTCGTCAAGCGGGATCAAATAATGCAACTGGGAAAAGGCTCCAAGTACATTCATCTTGGAGATGGTACAAGCCCACAAAAACCTGACCCAGTTGACCTTGTCAACTCTAGTTTGACAAAATCTATAGGCATATCAACTTGGTCAATTCATAGCAGAATCAGCTTACTCGCATGCCAAGAGATATTCAATATCTCAGGGAATTTTCATGGCATTGACTCAAGATTTGACCTTGAAATTGGATGTAAAATCCTATCGAATTACGTATCAAGTGACTCTCATATCAATCCATCCTCAAGAATTTATTAATTAGTCAGAAAATGAGAAAGCTCAGACTCCACCATCTATTTCTAGTTTCAAACTTAACTTTCATGGAACTGGAAAATTCCATATTGGAAGAAGCATTATATAAGGTAAATAGCACTAGAATCGCCATATCCTTCATAATCATAAAGAATAATACCTTGGTTCCTGAAGAAAATTTCCTACTTTTCAAATCGCTACCTTGCACCTTCCATATCACGGACTCATGAATGTTCTCTTTAACAGGGCCGCCTCATCTTTTCCTTTGACTAACTAATCATCCCTGGGACTACCACAAAACCTAGAAATTTCTTAGCTAAGGCTACAGAAAACGTCACTGACCACCAGTTTTAACAATTGCTGAGGTGTGCAACCTACTTGCAAGTTTGGGATGGGTAAAAATTGCAAGCAAAGCATAGATTGGGGGACCAATCAATGCTCCTATCCTGCTTCGTTGTTACCCCAAGCCACAGAAACAATTGTAAAAGTGTATGTGTCGTAGTCTTCTTTTGGTAAATGTGTAAGAGGAGAATTTGCCGTGGATAAGCAgtcttcattttccataaacAAGTTAACGTCTACTAGCTAGCTGTACACAAAAGCAGGTCAGTTCTTGAATCTATATACACATTGAAAGCAACTGCTGGGAGTGATTGACGGTTTTTCTTAGATCAATTGGTTCTAAAGAAACTGGATGAAAGGTTCAAGCTCCTGCACAGCGATCTATGGCTCCTCAAAATACACCTAGACTTTTAACTCGCCAAAGCTCACATACCCTTTCTTCTCCTATCAATGCCAATTCTTTGCGAAAGTTAGCTAAACTTTACTTCTTCCAGGTTCCTGTTCGGTACTCCGATGACAAGTCCAAATATACCTTTCTCTCCTCTTCAACTTCCCACTCCAGTATATCAGACAAAAGGGAATTTCTTTAACCGACGAAGACATGCAAAAAGTACTCGCCAATCTCTGACTCTGACTTCACGACGCACAAAAGCAGCAATGTGAAGTCTGCACTCGCAATCAATCACACGACTTTAGGAGTCAGGAATCGCGAGATACCTGGAGTCGTCCTGAAGGAAATTCACCAAACCCTCCTCCACAGAGAGAACAAGATGCTTGCAGGGAAAGTTGTCCTTCACCAGGGAAGCCAATTCCTCCACCTGCCACGAGCCGTCAAAGTCATTGCAACTTCAAAGCTGAGACCCTCTTCCGGGTGGTAGAGAAAGTCgaaaaaagttcagaaatttgAGGGCAACGATCGGCTGCTCGAGTTGCCCAGTTGCCCACGACCCAGTTCGAGCAAAGACCGACAATTCACGATCTCGACCGCGCTCGACCAAAAGGAGACCGAACCAAACCGACCCAAAAAGATGTAACCGAGAATCGAATTGGAGAACCCAacatgagaaagagagaaggatcTCACCATAGCGAATTGGTTGATGCTCATCTTGAAGACGATGGGCGGAAACCCGAAATTTGCGAAAGCAaccgccagagagagagagacgaaggcGCCGGAATGGAGATGGATGGTGGCGCTGCGCAGTCTTCTGCACAGAACAAAGGCGATCGCGGACAGGACAACTTCCCAAGCGCAACTTTAATCGGCGTTGGTTCTTCTCCGAAAATTCCTAATAAGGATTTGAagaatctttattttcttaaataaaaacctgaaataaatttatttcaaaaaaaaaaaaaaaaaacttaaaagtaGACGTGAACTTTTCAAACAAGAGCATTGCCTTGGCAGTCGGATGAATATTCCAATCGATGAAAAGCATTTTCGTCCTAAGACAATTTtaatctcaatttcaaataacaACCTCACCTATTTGAATTTGGCGAAGGGTGACGTTACTTATGGCTAGCGAGGATTGTCTAGACAAGGCCACCCTTTGCCTTTAGCTTTCAAGTTTGGCCTTGCCTAGCCTTTTTTCATTGTCGACGGGCAACCATCACATTAGACTGGGCATGGGccatataaaaagaaagaaataaaggaagaaaatgtCATTGCTCAATCTATGAGGCTAAACCCTTCTTTAAGATGACATGATCATTCTATGGCCTTATTTAAAGCAAAATTCATTTTATGcccttattttaaattttccaattcttctttatctttttctttcttcccattTGGCATAAACgtcaattcttttcttttctcttcgtttctttttttttaagaaaagtgcTTGAGCCATTTTGTTATCAATGGAATATTAGATCTTtcaggaaatttttttataaaaaattgccctctttagggaaaaaaacacaaaatagcccctaaattttgatctaatataacgtgatccttgaacttttaatttattcaatgttgtTCATGAATTTTAGTTGAATATATAATGTTGCccttaaactttcaatttattcattgtgCTCCTTTAACTTTTGATACGTGTTTGATCTAGTCTTTGGATTATATAAGAATGTTTAATATTgttcttgaatttgaattaatcaAAAGATAACATTGAACATTTGTGTATGGTTCAATGACTAActtgaacatgtaccaaaattctagaaatcatattaaataaattaaaattttgggaaCTACATTTCATATTGGGTTAAATTTTAAGGAT
This genomic stretch from Eucalyptus grandis isolate ANBG69807.140 chromosome 3, ASM1654582v1, whole genome shotgun sequence harbors:
- the LOC104437193 gene encoding uncharacterized protein LOC104437193 isoform X2, giving the protein MNPYNRLLLHRLADIFGFAHESVGEGDDRHLILERCLETSIPSILVSDILWQSDEPQPPPSSYQILRRKDAPTVLITNVPSSQDTFKEREAAYLAARERIFAFDSQEMREPVTQRPRNVPVVARRMIAHALGQKIGANDQDASVKNSEGYEVGTNGFIVPENDNYTQEPDQNMSEKAKGENHDVCATLTGRKVPKGSVQKYANVPSSRSGRGENVANKEYLKKEHIGAAKRMFAQALGRSSVRDGLHSKGAESNQSSST
- the LOC104437193 gene encoding uncharacterized protein LOC104437193 isoform X1; the protein is MSINQFAMVEELASLVKDNFPCKHLVLSVEEGLVNFLQDDSSGDEILELEPMNPYNRLLLHRLADIFGFAHESVGEGDDRHLILERCLETSIPSILVSDILWQSDEPQPPPSSYQILRRKDAPTVLITNVPSSQDTFKEREAAYLAARERIFAFDSQEMREPVTQRPRNVPVVARRMIAHALGQKIGANDQDASVKNSEGYEVGTNGFIVPENDNYTQEPDQNMSEKAKGENHDVCATLTGRKVPKGSVQKYANVPSSRSGRGENVANKEYLKKEHIGAAKRMFAQALGRSSVRDGLHSKGAESNQSSST